One Gossypium arboreum isolate Shixiya-1 chromosome 13, ASM2569848v2, whole genome shotgun sequence genomic window, ACATTCCTAGGAAATTACTTAGTGAACCAAATGTGATAATGTAACTTTcctaatattttaatcaatatcttTCGATACATACCAAATGTTGTAAAGTAACATTTCTGATATCACATTTCCAACAATGACATTTAAAAGAATCACATTCCATAATCAAAACATGGAAACCACCAATTGCTACCTTAAAATAAATTCTACAAAAACATAGTCAACATTCATAATTGTAAAAGTCATCCTTACATTTGAGGATTTTTTTTTAACTTCAcccttactttttttttttatttcaattgcaCTTTTATTGTTcgtagtttttttaaataaaatagttGTCTAATGtcgatttaaattattttttaaaaagtaattatagTAATAGtcttaattgatataatattacataataaattttgattttattttatatttaattaattgagTCGATGTTAAGTTAACTAATGATACCATCTCAATCAACCATTTTTATTAATAGCTAGATTATGATACACCCATAGgtgaaaaaattatgtaaaaaatatatttattaaatgttaatataaaaactaaatggTGTTTTAGTTAAAACGATAAAGTTGAAGATTTACATCCTTAATGTCTTTTACTTCAAATCCTATCATGTGCaagttttattaatttatagacatataaaagataaaaataccaTTGAAATGATATAACTTGTATTGCAAAAAGGAATGGTTTTTGATAAATTCATAACTGAATTGGCACTCAGCTAACGAGTGACACCAACTTAGCCGACACTTTACTATTAACTAGATTATAACACACTCATGGTGTGAGTGaaaatatttatgttaatatatatatatatatatatatatatatatatatatataagttaaatatGACTTAGTTGAAATGATTAAGTAAGATGATGAAGAttaagatatttatatatatataaacaaatataATGACTTTTTTGTAGCACTTTCATATTAAGTTAGAATTTGGTTGATGGGTGACACTAATCCAAGTTAAATGTGATTTAGTTAACAACACCAACTCCATTAAAAACTTAATATATATAGATATTGGTTCTAAATTATAACTATATCTAGAGAATAAATTATTTTGGTctataataaacaaattaaaatattactCCAGAGTGTAATAAAGATATTACTccacaataaaaatattttttgatatTAAATCAATTACAAAAACGTAtccataaaatatattaaatatcgttgaaaatattatttaataatgataattattatgatttgCAATAAATGATCTAAAATGGAAAAACCCACAAAATTTAACCCCAAGTGCTTACTAACATACCtgtaatttttagttattttttatcTCACCCTaccatatttaattttaattttattgttattattgttttTATCCTAATTATATATAAATGTACCATGATCCAAGTCCACCCTCATgttagaattaaaaaaaaaaaaaactggaaAACCGACTTTATATCCATCCTTGCGTCAATTCGTAAAGCAAATATGCGGAATCGTCATGATACATGTCCTCATATTCCAAAAGCATCTCAAATCCACCCTTTTCCAAGGATGATGTATTGTCTGCAACAAAGGGTTGACTCCAGAAATCTCCACTGCTTTCAGCTTCATATGTTCCCGAACATGGAAGGCAGTTATCCTCTAAGCCGCCAACAACATTGAAGCTGAACATAGATGCACTACCGGAGCTGAAGGAGGACTGTTCAGTACATGTAGATGTTGCTGGAGACAAAGGTGAACTCTCTAAGATCATGTTGTTGGGAGTATCAACAAGGATGCTATTGCTATCACCTTCACCTTCACCTTCACAAATATTCTCATTCCGGGTGGCTTCACTTTGCCAACAATCGGACTTTTCTTTCTCATCACGCTTTGTACGTTTCTTTAGATGAGCGTGCCAGtggttttttatttcattatctgTTCGTCCTGGAAAACTTTTAGCTATGGTGGACCATCTGTAATATATACACATAAGGTTAAAAATATTCTTAATTAAATACGCAATATTATAATGATGATGGTTTAATTGGATATTCTTACCTGTTTCCCATTTCATCATGTAAGTTGATGATCAATGCATCTTCTTCTTCAGTGAAGTTGCCGCGCTTTAGTTCAGGCCGGAGGTAATTCATCCATCTTAACCTGCAACTCTTTCCGCACCTTTTAAGCCCTATACACAATTTagacaaccaaaaaaaaaaaatcttaaataaCATGATTGAAGCCTAGAAATGAATTTATTGCGGAAAAAAAGAACTATAGTTTTCTACATAAAATCATACCAGCATACTTGGGGAGTTCACGCCAGTTCCAATGGCCATATCTTTGTATATAAGATCTTAGTTTGTGATCTTCTTCAGCACTCCATTCACCCTTCTTCATCCCATTTTTGTCATAGAAGGGAGCTCTCACCATCTTCCACCACCTCTTTCTTTAACTTCTTTCTATTACAGAAATGTTGTCTGTACAAGGTCAACTTCCCTAGCACAGTTAGCTGGATATATAGGGTTTCATTTATATACTCATAGCCCAGATTGGAAAATTGAATGTGTTTACATTAGTGATATGGACTTGCAACCTCTATTATTAATGTTACTTACCGCTAAACAGTATAGAGCTTTGAATAATGACAAAGCTGTCCGGGTTACATAATAATGCTAAAAGAGTGAACGAGGAGACTTCATAGAAATGTCACATGAGATATGATGGACATCAACttggtaaaataaaaatatagatagAGAGGGAAATTTCTAGCATGGTAAAGAGAATCCTCCAATGAAAATCGTTGCAGCATCTTATCCACCCACATGTTAAGAGGTTAATGGTGAAGGTCATTTATAATATGTCTCTTTGAATCATGACTCCTCCTGTTTGGTTCCTAACTCTTACTTTCCTACCCTTTATACTTCACTCAACGTGCAATTAAACATGACCCAAACTTGGGGTTCGACCATACACTCATTCCATATACATTtgatatcaaaatattaaaaataaattcataatCAAACTAAAATGAACACTTTTACTAtattttctctttgatttttttttatgtagTTGACTGGCAGTTCTGCTTTATTTTAATCGATGTCGGCATTTGTATTTAAAGATATATGTATTGCTATATAGTTTCTATTCGTATATGAGAAAAGAAATATATTTGTAAATATTGACCTAATATAAAATGACTTGACCCATTCTTCTAATCATATTATTCAAagtaattaataatttttatgttgaaTTGTAGAAGTGACATGATAATCAGGAGTAATTAGTTAATTTAATCCAGCCAGGATAAACTTAACTCATTTTCATTTCATATCTATTAAGTACATAACTCTTCTCTTGAATAATGCCATGTCAAGAACTctattacttttttttatttcttgaTGTAACACTTATCTTTTATTGGAAGTTGTGTATCTAGTTTGAttaattttagttattaaatattatttttagttttaggaTATCAATTTTAATTTAAGTAATTGCAGTCAAAATTATTAGGTTAAGTTCTGTTATTCGTCTTAATTAAACTATGTATAACTTGTAAATTTAGTTCATATTCTCTAATTTGATCATTTTCAATCTTTATATTttgtgaattttgaaatttcaattcaatagtcgtCAAATCTATCAACTAAAATGACATATATAAGCTTTACCAATAAATAGTTGAAAGAAATGGAATTAGATTTCTTCCCTAGGTATCTTGACAAAGTTTAAGTTCTAAAATTGACATTGTTAGGTAATGTAGATAGGACTTGGCTCAAACTGTTAAACAGAAAAAAACACTTATGGTTGCATAAGATTTtagaaataacaaaatttaactttACGAATTTAACGATTATCGTTTAgatctcaaaatttaaaaaaaatacataaaataaattcATAACAAAAATTAACctattatttaaaaattgaaaGCGAGAGGTATGAATTTATATGTAAACGGCCAAATTTACAGATGGCTGATATTTTACATCACTTGTGGACCAAAGTGTGTGAAATGAAATGAACTTTTGAACAGGGAAACTTAAGTACTATCTTAACAAACCACAAAAAggtaataacataaataataaaaaccaATTGATAACTACGCTTGTAGCCAGGTGTAAACTGATCATAGGATGGTAAAAGGTCTTATCCTACACCAACATTCTCGAAGAGAGGGATTTTATTCATTTCTAGTAATTTAATGTTaccttaataattttattttaatttcagaataaaaatataataaaaatattaatgtaatattaaactattaaaaaaataatacagATAGCATGAGGTAGTGTTAGATACAGTCTTTCCCATTCTTGAATTGATTATTCTCTGCCATTGTGGTTCATGTGGAGTTTATCTTCATCTTCACATAATTATACTTGAACTGAAACTTGATAATGTACACAAACTACCTGTGGCATGTCATACAGaagaatgtttttttttttttaaatacagcTTGAATTATTTAAACCCTATCTGTTCCATCGGCTCTTTAATATTCCAAAACTGTACTTTGAATAATATTTATCTCTAGGGTGACGCTAGAGAAGGAAACGTGTATGAGTTAAAGCAGCTGACATCACCTATTTCTTATATAAGCTAAGCATTCACAGAATATAATTTTTACTTTTACGAGTAAGATCATTCGGAATATTATATTACTAACAGATCATTTGACGGGCATGCTTGCGGTTAATAGTAGTTCTatcttattattaaaaaaatgattttgttataaaataaagaaaagatggagagaataaagagTAGTGAAATTATAAAAGTAATAGAAAATGTATTTTATTCATCAAaagtataattataatatttcATTAGAGTCTTTATTTATAGGTATGAGAAGTATAAaaaaagtagagatctaattctaataactattaaaaTACATCAAAATTTTATCTTGATTATGATGGACATctatttaataagatattcataacaattttaatttttaattttaatttatcttttaattaataactcttt contains:
- the LOC108462473 gene encoding transcription factor MYB14-like, whose protein sequence is MVRAPFYDKNGMKKGEWSAEEDHKLRSYIQRYGHWNWRELPKYAGLKRCGKSCRLRWMNYLRPELKRGNFTEEEDALIINLHDEMGNRWSTIAKSFPGRTDNEIKNHWHAHLKKRTKRDEKEKSDCWQSEATRNENICEGEGEGDSNSILVDTPNNMILESSPLSPATSTCTEQSSFSSGSASMFSFNVVGGLEDNCLPCSGTYEAESSGDFWSQPFVADNTSSLEKGGFEMLLEYEDMYHDDSAYLLYELTQGWI